A single Vulpes vulpes isolate BD-2025 chromosome 16, VulVul3, whole genome shotgun sequence DNA region contains:
- the NMS gene encoding neuromedin-S isoform X4, which produces MKHLLPQFPSILAIYCFCMLQIPSSGSPRPLADPPDGLDITQLERLAYWATLSKQPKDNQDIYKRFLFHYSRTQEPTHPVKSGFPPVHPLMRLAAQLANRRMRRFLQPLDSRTAAVDFTKKDHTATWGRPFFLFRPRNGRNTEDNTL; this is translated from the exons ATGAAACACCTTCTTCCTCAATTCCCTTCCATCTTGGCCATCTATTGCTTCTGCATGCTACAGATTCCCTCTTCAG GATCTCCTCGACCTCTAGCTGATCCCCCAGATGGCTTGGATATCACGCAGCTTGAG cgACTGGCATATTGGGCCACTCTTTCTAAGCAacctaag GATAATCAAGACATATACAAAAGG tttttatttcactaCTCCAGAACTCAGGAGCCGACACATCCAGTTAAAAGTGGG TTCCCTCCTGTGCACCCCTTGATGCGCCTGGCCGCGCAGCTCGCCAACCGCAGGATGAGAAGATTTCTGCAACCGCTG GATTCGAGGACTGCTGCAGTGGATTTCACCAAGAAG GATCACACTGCCACCTGGGGACgaccatttttccttttcagg ccAAGGAATGGAAGAAACACTGAAGATAACACCCTGTAG
- the NMS gene encoding neuromedin-S isoform X5, translated as MKHLLPQFPSILAIYCFCMLQIPSSGSPRPLADPPDGLDITQLEDNQDIYKRFLFHYSRTQEPTHPVKSGFPPVHPLMRLAAQLANRRMRRFLQPLDSRTAAVDFTKKDHTATWGRPFFLFRPRNGRNTEDNTL; from the exons ATGAAACACCTTCTTCCTCAATTCCCTTCCATCTTGGCCATCTATTGCTTCTGCATGCTACAGATTCCCTCTTCAG GATCTCCTCGACCTCTAGCTGATCCCCCAGATGGCTTGGATATCACGCAGCTTGAG GATAATCAAGACATATACAAAAGG tttttatttcactaCTCCAGAACTCAGGAGCCGACACATCCAGTTAAAAGTGGG TTCCCTCCTGTGCACCCCTTGATGCGCCTGGCCGCGCAGCTCGCCAACCGCAGGATGAGAAGATTTCTGCAACCGCTG GATTCGAGGACTGCTGCAGTGGATTTCACCAAGAAG GATCACACTGCCACCTGGGGACgaccatttttccttttcagg ccAAGGAATGGAAGAAACACTGAAGATAACACCCTGTAG